DNA sequence from the Polyodon spathula isolate WHYD16114869_AA chromosome 19, ASM1765450v1, whole genome shotgun sequence genome:
ATTTTTTCCAGCAGCCCGTGAAATACCAGCAGGACGCCGTGGTAGGTCTCTGCTGCAGACACCTCGTAAAACCCACAGTCTGTGGATAGGGCCAGGAGCCTGCCCTCCTCACTGGACACGGTCCTCAGGTGGTGCAGGTCCCGCTTGTTGCCCACGATCACGATGGGCACCTTCTCCACACCCAGGTATTCCTTCGTGGCTTTGATGCACTGGATCTGCTGGCGGATGATGCTGAAGCTGGCTCGGTCACAGATGCTGTACACCAGAATGAAGCCATCCGCCCACTGGGTCCTCTTCTCCTGGATACACTTCACTTCAGACAGGTCCTAAAGAAGAAACATGCAAGTGGCTTCCAGTTACCATTGTGGAGGTGACATCTTACAGAAGCATGTCTATAGGGAGCGCACGATGCATGTCTATAGGGAGAGCACGATGCACGTCTATAGGAAGCGCACAAAGCATGTCTATAGGGAGCGCACAAAGCATGTCTATAGGGAGAGCACGATGCATGTCTATAGGGAGAGCACGATGCATGTCTATAGGGAGAGCACGATGCATGTCTATAGGGAGAGCACGATGCATGTCTATAGGGAGAGCACGATGCATGTCTATAGGGAGAGCACGATGCATGTCTATAGGGAGAGCACGATGCATGTCTATAGGGAGCGCACGATGCATGTCTATAGGGAGAGCACGATGCATGTCTATAGGGAGCGCACGATGCATGTCTATAGGGAGCGCACAAAGCATGTCTATAGGGAGAGCACGATGCATGTCTATAGGGAGCGCACGATGCATGTCTATAGGGACCGCACAATGCCACCTCTGTTACAAAGAGGTCTGGCCCATAACCACCGAACCACTGCCATACAAATATACCTGCACATCAGCTACTGTGTGGCATGACACAGTTCAGTTCAATCACTGCAATCACACTTaggaagaaaaatattttaaaaatccataactaatataacaaaaagaaatgGATTTACTgtcaatgcattatttatttatttattacgtaATGTTCTGCAATCACTCCAACTCCTCCACAGCAGCACCTTACCAGGAAACAccgaacagtaaataaaacactgaagaaTAACTAAAGCAACAACGTACAATGTTACCTGAAGCCGTCTTCATTAAAGGCAGCATCACCCCTTTGTTCTGTATCATTTCTAAAGCTTAGTTGTGAGCAAACTTCAGAGCAGGGCGCAGTATATCACAAGGAGCAATGACAACTGATTACCAAGTGAACAAAGAGCACGTGGAAACATCTTAAAAAATGGGGGAAAACATTCCTCAAACAAAGGGCAAGCACTGCTTCCTTAGCAGTTAAACTACACTCCGAAAAGGGCATTGACCccaaaaaaggaaacaatagcGGCATCTCGTGATAGGCGTCGCTGACCCTGCAAACCATTGTGTTGGCATAGCAAATAAACCGAAGAACAATCTGCATAATAACAAAAACGAATGACTTGTTCCACCATAGACCAAATTAAAAAAGGCTAAATTTGAACATACCAGCAATTATAGTATACAAAAAAGTACTGCAGTGCGAGtgtctttgtatttttacatgCATTCTTTAAATAGTAGCCTGGAAGCAGCAGTGCTGCTATTTCATTTTGGGTATGCTCTGCTTGAACCCATAggctttttaaagcacattttacCTCAACCATCATAGTAACCAGTAGTAAAGTAGGTTGTGGACAGTGGGTATGCAAACATACCTCGGAGAGCTTACCTGCGAATACGGGCAGTCCCAGATACTGAAAGAAATCTCTCTTCCATCCACAATAACGTTGTGCCTGTATATTGATTCTGGAAAACACAAGCATTGATTGGTGTTAAAAACCCTTCCAGTTTCTGCTCGTTGTGCTGTGCATAGTGTTATGGCAGGCAGTACTTCAGTGTCACTGATTGTGGCTGCACAGACTACAGTGTATTTTCAGGTGTGGAGAATATACTGTACAACGATACCAATAAGTTAggtattcatattatatatatatatatatatgaaaaaaaaaacataattgcaatAATTACCAATATCTCCATATTCTCCAATGAATCTCCGAGTTAGAAAACGTACTGTGAGCGCTGCAATAAGAAAATATTGTTTagaaactttttttgtattactattattctaaaaatgttttgcataatCATGTGGCACCAGGTCGAGTAATAAAGTAATCTTACCAGTTTTGCCGACCCTGTCTGCTCCCAGGACCACTACGTTAGCGTCCGTCTTTAAAGCTGCAGTTCCGGTCATATCCGAACAGTTTCTAGATTCGGCTGAGGATGGTTTTAAAGCGGCATGTCTTAACACCATTTGCGAACTAGTGAGCAACAACTCAGCAAATGTCAACCTAAATAACGTTGCCCTGATCTCTCAGACCGCATAAAACTTCCCTCAGCCTGAGCAAGCCGACGGAGCGGGTTGTGCTATTATTTGCAAGGGGCGTGGATATGTAAATGAATACACGACGGGATCAATAAAAGTGATTCTTTAGTTAATTGGCGCCTACTGTTCAATTAGTTTCTTTCTCTTGCACTGAGTTTCATTATGCATGTGAGTCCAAGTTTTTATTGTCAGTCTGTTAGCCGGTGTAAAATTATTTGGGATTTCAGGTTTCAAGCAACATCTCTGGACAAAGCGTTCGCTCCAGTCTTTGAAGaactgctatttttttaaaaggaggcaATTCAATGTAAATGATGTAGAACAGTTTGTTGTAAAGGGTCACAGGTTGTagtgtttgtttctagttttataaaatccTCCAAAAGTCTCCTCTGAAAGGTAGGAGTTAATTCAAGACTGTGGTAAAGGCTTTGGAGATCCAGCTCTGAATGGCATGGACCCTAAGCCACCCTGGCTAGTAAGCCTGCATTGTTTCTCAGTGCAGTTTACATCCAAACAATAGGCGACCAAGAGCACACATTACTGGCTTTGCATACAGAGCAATACCCAATGCGCCTTGAAGGTGCACAGTAAAGCACTGAATAGAGATTGCGAAGGACATATGGCACATGGGTAGAGCTTGACATTTACTGTTGCATACACACACTATCACCATTTGCGCTGTGAAAATGCTCAGCTAAGTAAAACAAATGTAgcttaaacataaaacattaattgaCGACCTTTATGAATTCTGAGaaacatttttgcttttgaatggAAGAACAAGTTCTAGTTTTTATAAGAAATACGTCACTCTTAAACAGAAAGGTATAACCATATGTATTTCAGCAGACCTGTAAAAGCAGGTGCTGTGGAGACGTGTTCCAGAGTGCTGTATTACCGTTTACAACAACCAAGCAAGGCACACAGCAAGAGCGCCTCCCAGTGGCTGCACAATGGAAGCTGCACTGTTTATAACGGTGCTGGATAACGGCACTGCCATGCTCTGAACAGGTTCTTCTATATTTCGGCACTGTTAGACATAATTCCCTTGAATAAGTAACGCACAAGAAATAGCTGTTTGGTGCTCATTGTGTATTTGCTTTAATTTGAGGGCTTTTCAAGTATCCATCGTTCTCATTTGTCCATAGTGCATAGTTAActtgcaatttatttaaatattgtaaatatgaaAACAGCATCCTTTCACCTTTAAATACAGCTGATACAATTAAAGTGAGTGGTGTATTTCtgtcaaaagtaaaaacaaacgtGAAAACATACTTTTGGTGGATAATTTATTTAGGCTTTATTGgtggttttgattggatcgccaataatacttccaccaatcagacaGTTGCATAAATTGCTCATAGCGACTGGCTGTGTATTATTACTGGAGCTCAATACACAGCTCTCTTTAAAAAGTGTATAGTATGGTAATCTACGCAGTATAGCAGTTACATGTTCAAGTGTGTGTTGGAGGACTCTAGGTTCATTCGTAATTATTCAAGCTAAACTGTCCACTCATGCAGAAATTTATGTAATACAAAATCagcataaaataaattacaaaatttgGCAGCGGGGTCCAGCATATTAATTCAATGGTGTGGTGTGTGCTCAAGACAGAGATATTCTTATACCATGTCGGTTTGTTTGATAGTGTATGACACATTACGTTTTACATGATACTGGGTGGTCAGCAAAACTAGTGCACGTTGCAGATGGCAAGCCTAATGTTGCCAACCCTTCCCGTGCACCCCTCTGTGCTGCAGGCTGTTCCACTGGTCCACTCGCTCCTGCATTTACCCTCTGTGACAGCAGAGCCTTCTGTGCCTGGCTTACTGCTGCATAGCCTCCATCTCCTTATCCTACCTCGCCAGCTTTATAACGACATTCCTCTAGATAAAGGAGCTCACCTAACTGCTTTACTTCAGGTAATACACAAAGCCAAGTTTGCATGAAATAACAGCAAGTAGACGCTCAAACTGTAAGGGTTCATTTAAAAGCCCAGCAGTGTTATGAAAGGGTTTGACGATGATTATTAACAATGCATTGCAAAAGCATTTTAATGACACGTTACATGTGTAACTTTTATACGGTTAATAACAGGGAACTGGAGGATGGTTAGATTAAGAAGGATGCCAGGTGCGTTCATAATTGGTATCCCTGACCGAGATATGAATTTGTGTACAGACTTCTACTcgccactagatgtcactgtaaAATAAACCTTGTTCTAGCGTTTTAATAGACGTTAAAGGACTGCAATcatctttaatattttaatgtgtgtTCTGCATGATTGTTGCTTCTGCTTAGATCAGCACTGTTCTGCTAATCAAATAAACATGACCCCATTCTCTAAACTCAAGGGCAGAATAAAATCAGCCTTGTAATCTGTATTGTGAATTGGCCAGCATGTAGTAAACTCAGTCATTGACATAGTTATGATGGACGgttcaaattgaaacaaaaaaaacagagccGTAAAAGGAACACAGCAGGTTCGCAGTGAATTCAGTTTGTTTCAAGGAAGATGCTCAAGGTTGCTAAAACGAACGACCTTTTACTGTAAAGTGGCCCTTGTATAAGATGAGTGCACTAACAAAATCCAGGTAGACATATAGTCCATCACCAGCACCCCCCAGCCCCAGATGAGATTTCAAGAGCTTTCTCAGCGTGCACCTCTCTGCCTTCCTGTCAGCTTCCATTCCCTGCTCTCAGAGGGCCCTGTATCCCTTCTGTGGAGAGTTCAAGCTCCTATTGTGTTGCCAGGACTGCTCTGTGTTAGACAGACGCACAAAGGACTGGCTTCTATATAATTATGGGTCCCTTGGTAACTCTGGGAGGCCTGATCAATGCCCAACAGTGCTGTACCCTGCTAGCGAATGGTGCGCCCGAATGGACAGCACAGTGAACCTAGCATGGAGGTACATGCTTTATGATGACACAGTGTATTCAAGCAATTCATTCACAGGTACCATTTCCACAGCCTGCATTCATAACACAGGCACTAGTGAAAGGAGCTACCCAAAAGCCTTAAGAATATTTTCAATGGgctgaagccaatttaattgataTTTCTTTCACTTGACAAACAGCTTCCCCCCATAGACAAAACCTGTCTGCTTTCCAGTGTGAATGCCTGCCATGATGATGCATTTCACTAAGCGTTCTGGATATAGATAAGAGTGCTCACAGAGCTGGGACATGGACCTGAAATAAATTGCCGCTCACATTATTATTACTTCATTTCATTCTCTGTGTTTGgcaaacaaaatatatgaaaatgccATTGTTATTCACAGCGCAGCTATGCATTATGCATGACTTTATACTATAGATTTCTTTTTTGGGTCTGTAATTTCACAGAAACTGTAATTGGAACATTACTTTCTACTTGGATGTTGTATTAccctcctgattttttttttttttttttttacaaaacttgaacaaaacaaaacaaaaaaattctatAATTCACGGCCTgcgcacctgtgtgtgtgtgtgtgtgtgtgcgcgcatgtgtgtgtgtgtgcgtgtgcgtgtgtgtgtgtgtgtgtgtgtgtgtgtgtgtgtgtgtgtgtgtgtgtgtgtgtgcgtgtgtgtgtgtgtgtgtgtgtgtgtgtgtgtgtgtgtgtgtgtgtgtgtgtgtgtgtgctgatagACACTCACTAGGGAGGCTGTTCTGGCAAATTGGGTGAATACACTGGAACTCACGCCTATAGCTGTCACCAAGGCCACAGCTAACTTCTTGTTAGCACAGAAACGAGGATTCTGGCTTGGCATTTTAAATCTTGGCACTCGCTTTTACGGGCTGCCACATGCTTCATGATCTACATGTGGAAGGGACATTTTGCACCTACAGATATTTAATTGCTCATGACCTTCAAAGGAAATCTACAGCTTTACCAGAATAAGATATAGCTACGCCATGAACTAAAGCACACATAGCTTGCTTTGTGGGATGCGAGCTACAGTATAGAGAGTGTGCAACACTGACTCGCTTAACCAGCAGAGGGCATGGAGTGGGGCACGGGGGCTTTTTAATGCAAGACAGCAGTTTATAATTAAATAACACCCCTTCATCTAATAAATAGCTTGTACAGGTAAgtcaaatagttgtttttttttgtataccaaGAAACACTGCAGAGTTTAACATACCCATGCAAGGTCCtatcaaaatacaatacaacattgattttaaaataagtaaatgagCTAGTCTCATTAGTTTGGCGTTTTAAACCATCTAATAATCTGATTCATTAGCACCCAGAAAACTAACTGTGAGCCTGGCTAATCTTCAACAGACACAAAAG
Encoded proteins:
- the LOC121294843 gene encoding ras-related and estrogen-regulated growth inhibitor-like protein — translated: MVLRHAALKPSSAESRNCSDMTGTAALKTDANVVVLGADRVGKTALTVRFLTRRFIGEYGDIESIYRHNVIVDGREISFSIWDCPYSQDLSEVKCIQEKRTQWADGFILVYSICDRASFSIIRQQIQCIKATKEYLGVEKVPIVIVGNKRDLHHLRTVSSEEGRLLALSTDCGFYEVSAAETYHGVLLVFHGLLEKIRDSRTSAKKPAGIKSIVKSMSAVFARKRTDSV